In one window of Rhizobium sp. ACO-34A DNA:
- a CDS encoding translation initiation factor IF-2, whose amino-acid sequence MTDNKDDNTLSVSGKKTLTLKPSGVTQGTVRQDMGRGRTKAVVVETRKRRPTRPEDEKVVTPVAAPAPVRAPEPAPAPVAQAPRPAPAPQQTRVHQPAPTNHQPSRPQPQQPSRPQQPSRAPERPRGNVLHDLSAGEMEARRRALMEAQAREVEEAKQRAADEARRKVEEEARLKAEAEEAARRAAEPKPVEPAPQPVSAAEPVAVASAQPAAAAAPAAAAPARPAPSATPDQPSFVRGRKGADEDEDRGGARTVPGRGKIAIPAPAKVPARPKGEEDRRRGKLTVTTVSEDDEGGARGRSMAAMRRRQEKFRRSQMQETREKVMREVILPETITIQELSQRMAERAVDVIKYLMKEGQMMKPGDVIDADLAELIAGEFGHTVKRVSESDVEEGIFNVADDEGEMLPRPPVVTIMGHVDHGKTSLLDAIRHANVVAGEAGGITQHIGAYQVEQNGQKITFIDTPGHAAFTAMRARGAQATDIAILVVAADDSVMPQTIESINHAKAAGVPIIVAINKIDKPTANAQKVRTELLQHEVFVESMGGEVLDVEVSAKNGTNLDKLLEAILLQAEILDLKANPNRTAEGTVIEAQLDRGRGSVATVLVQKGTLKPGQIIVAGDQWGRVRALVNDKGDHVKEAGPAMPVEVLGLSGTPAAGDKFAVVENEARAREISEYRQRLARDKAAARQSGSRGSLEQMMTQMQASGLKEFPLVIKGDVQGSIEAIIGALEKLGTDEVRARIVHSGAGGITESDISLAEASDAAIIGFNVRANAQARSFAERSGIEIRYYNIIYDLVDDVKAAMSGLLSPERRETFLGNAEILEVFNITKVGKVAGCRVVEGKVERGAGVRLVRDNVVIHEGKLKTLKRFKDEVSEVPVGQECGMAFENYEDIRAGDTIECFRVEHVTRTL is encoded by the coding sequence ATGACCGACAACAAAGACGACAACACACTCAGCGTATCGGGCAAGAAAACCCTCACCCTGAAACCCTCAGGCGTGACTCAGGGTACCGTGCGCCAGGACATGGGTCGCGGTCGAACCAAGGCCGTCGTGGTCGAGACGCGCAAGCGCCGCCCGACCCGTCCTGAAGACGAGAAGGTGGTGACCCCGGTCGCCGCACCAGCACCGGTTCGCGCACCCGAGCCTGCGCCGGCACCCGTCGCACAGGCTCCGCGTCCGGCTCCGGCCCCGCAGCAGACTCGTGTCCACCAACCCGCTCCCACCAATCACCAGCCGTCGCGGCCGCAACCGCAGCAGCCCTCGCGGCCGCAGCAGCCTTCGCGCGCTCCGGAACGTCCGCGCGGCAACGTGCTTCACGACCTGTCAGCCGGCGAGATGGAAGCCCGCCGCCGCGCGCTGATGGAAGCGCAGGCACGCGAAGTCGAGGAAGCCAAGCAGCGCGCTGCCGATGAAGCCCGCCGCAAGGTTGAAGAAGAAGCTCGCCTCAAGGCCGAAGCCGAAGAGGCCGCCCGTCGCGCCGCCGAGCCGAAGCCGGTCGAGCCGGCTCCCCAGCCGGTCTCCGCCGCAGAGCCCGTGGCAGTCGCCAGTGCGCAGCCGGCAGCGGCCGCTGCTCCTGCGGCGGCAGCGCCTGCGCGGCCCGCACCTTCGGCGACGCCGGATCAGCCGTCGTTCGTCCGTGGTCGCAAGGGCGCAGACGAAGATGAAGATCGCGGCGGCGCGCGCACTGTGCCCGGCCGTGGCAAGATTGCCATTCCCGCTCCCGCAAAGGTTCCGGCCCGTCCGAAGGGTGAGGAAGATCGCCGCCGTGGCAAGCTGACCGTCACCACCGTCAGCGAAGATGACGAGGGCGGCGCACGCGGCCGCTCGATGGCTGCCATGCGTCGTCGCCAGGAAAAATTCCGGCGCAGCCAGATGCAGGAGACCCGTGAAAAGGTCATGCGCGAAGTTATCCTGCCGGAGACCATCACCATTCAGGAACTGTCGCAGCGCATGGCCGAACGTGCCGTCGACGTCATCAAGTACCTGATGAAGGAAGGCCAGATGATGAAGCCGGGCGACGTCATCGACGCCGACCTTGCAGAACTCATCGCCGGCGAATTCGGCCACACCGTGAAGCGCGTCTCTGAATCCGACGTCGAGGAAGGCATCTTCAACGTTGCCGACGACGAAGGCGAAATGCTGCCGCGTCCGCCGGTCGTGACCATCATGGGTCACGTCGACCACGGCAAGACCTCGCTGCTCGACGCGATCCGCCACGCCAACGTGGTAGCTGGTGAAGCCGGCGGCATCACGCAGCATATCGGCGCCTATCAGGTCGAGCAGAACGGTCAGAAGATCACCTTCATCGACACGCCCGGCCACGCCGCATTCACCGCAATGCGTGCCCGTGGTGCACAGGCCACCGACATCGCCATCCTCGTGGTTGCGGCCGACGACAGCGTCATGCCGCAGACGATCGAATCGATCAATCACGCAAAGGCGGCCGGCGTTCCGATCATCGTTGCGATCAACAAGATCGACAAGCCGACGGCGAATGCGCAAAAGGTCCGTACGGAACTGCTGCAGCACGAAGTCTTCGTCGAATCCATGGGTGGTGAAGTTCTCGACGTCGAGGTTTCGGCGAAGAACGGCACCAACCTCGACAAGCTGCTGGAGGCCATCCTGCTGCAGGCCGAAATCCTCGACCTGAAGGCCAATCCGAACCGGACGGCCGAGGGCACGGTCATCGAAGCCCAGCTCGATCGCGGTCGCGGTTCCGTTGCCACTGTACTGGTTCAGAAGGGTACCCTGAAGCCCGGCCAGATCATTGTCGCCGGCGATCAGTGGGGCCGTGTTCGCGCCCTCGTCAATGACAAGGGCGACCACGTCAAGGAAGCTGGTCCGGCGATGCCGGTCGAAGTTCTCGGTCTTTCCGGCACACCAGCGGCCGGCGACAAGTTCGCCGTCGTCGAGAACGAGGCCCGCGCCCGCGAAATCTCCGAGTACCGCCAGCGTCTCGCACGCGACAAGGCGGCTGCCCGCCAGTCCGGTTCGCGCGGTTCGCTCGAGCAGATGATGACCCAGATGCAGGCTTCCGGCCTGAAGGAGTTCCCGCTGGTCATCAAGGGTGACGTGCAGGGTTCGATCGAAGCCATCATCGGCGCGCTCGAAAAGCTCGGCACCGACGAAGTGCGTGCCCGCATCGTCCATTCGGGCGCGGGCGGCATCACCGAGTCGGATATCTCGCTCGCTGAGGCATCCGATGCGGCGATCATCGGCTTCAACGTCCGCGCCAATGCGCAGGCACGTTCGTTCGCCGAGCGCTCGGGCATCGAAATCCGCTACTACAACATCATCTACGATCTGGTGGATGACGTTAAGGCCGCAATGTCGGGCCTCCTGTCTCCGGAACGTCGCGAGACCTTCCTCGGCAATGCCGAAATCCTCGAGGTGTTCAACATCACCAAGGTCGGCAAGGTCGCGGGTTGCCGCGTTGTCGAAGGCAAGGTCGAGCGTGGTGCCGGTGTCCGTCTGGTACGCGACAACGTCGTCATCCACGAAGGCAAGCTCAAGACGCTCAAGCGCTTCAAGGACGAAGTCTCCGAAGTGCCGGTCGGTCAGGAATGCGGTATGGCCTTCGAGAATTACGAAGACATCCGCGCAGGCGATACGATCGAGTGCTTCCGCGTCGAGCATGTGACGCGGACCCTCTGA
- a CDS encoding methyltransferase, giving the protein MSQESLKTLFHPFASGVLEQPAEGARYLFLGAEAGFARPAEFPATLSCVQGFRGEFLKLQAARLDPQPQAEGEDFDGALILFGKHRGENEARVAEALSRVKAGGQIVIAGGKEDGVQPMRKRLFGLGLEVEHMPKYHGVALWFNVPADASALIAALKPVEVVVEGRFRTVAGIFSHDHVDDGSELLASRLPADFDGNAADFGAGWGYLSVMLSERSSRTARIDLFEADHTALECAKVNLAAIRPNLNARFFWQDLTREPPKEKYDLVIMNPPFHQGHAAEPGLGQAMIATAAQALRTGGTLLMVANRGLPYEQTLAANFREHGETCRNARFKVLWAKR; this is encoded by the coding sequence ATGAGCCAGGAATCGCTCAAGACCCTCTTCCATCCCTTCGCGTCCGGCGTCCTCGAACAGCCGGCGGAAGGCGCACGTTATCTTTTTCTGGGTGCCGAGGCCGGTTTCGCCAGGCCGGCCGAATTTCCCGCCACGCTGAGCTGCGTTCAGGGCTTTCGCGGCGAGTTCCTGAAGCTGCAGGCAGCCCGCCTCGATCCCCAGCCGCAGGCTGAGGGCGAGGATTTCGACGGTGCGCTCATCCTGTTCGGCAAGCATCGCGGCGAGAATGAAGCCCGTGTCGCTGAAGCACTTTCCCGTGTGAAGGCCGGTGGCCAGATCGTCATCGCAGGCGGCAAGGAGGATGGCGTGCAGCCGATGCGCAAGCGCCTCTTCGGGCTTGGCCTGGAAGTCGAGCACATGCCGAAGTATCACGGTGTAGCCCTGTGGTTTAACGTCCCCGCCGACGCGAGCGCGCTCATCGCCGCGCTGAAGCCTGTGGAAGTCGTCGTAGAAGGCCGCTTCAGAACCGTGGCCGGCATCTTCTCCCATGACCACGTGGACGATGGCTCGGAGCTTCTGGCATCGCGCCTGCCCGCCGACTTCGACGGTAACGCCGCCGATTTCGGCGCCGGATGGGGTTATCTCTCGGTGATGCTGTCGGAGCGCTCGTCCCGGACCGCGCGTATCGACCTTTTCGAGGCCGATCACACGGCGCTGGAATGCGCCAAGGTGAACCTCGCTGCCATTCGCCCGAATCTTAACGCCCGCTTCTTCTGGCAGGATCTCACCCGCGAACCGCCGAAGGAGAAATACGACCTCGTCATCATGAACCCGCCCTTCCATCAGGGTCATGCGGCGGAACCGGGCCTCGGCCAGGCGATGATCGCCACCGCCGCGCAGGCGCTGCGCACCGGCGGTACGCTGCTGATGGTCGCCAATCGCGGCCTGCCTTATGAGCAGACGCTTGCGGCCAACTTCCGCGAACACGGCGAAACCTGCCGCAACGCGCGCTTCAAGGTTCTCTGGGCCAAGCGCTGA
- a CDS encoding beta-ketoacyl-[acyl-carrier-protein] synthase I: MRRVVVTGLGIVSSIGSDAAEVTESLRNAKSGITFSPDFAEHGFKCNVWGKPTLDPTELVDRRAMRFLSQGGAWNHVAMKQAIADAGLEEADYAQKERVGIIMGSGGPSTRQIVEAADIVRNNNSPKRIGPFAVPKAMSSTASATLATWFKLHGVNYSISSACSTSAHCIGNAAEMIQWGKQDMMFAGGHEDLDWTMSDLFDAMGAMSSKYNDTPASASRAYDATRDGFVIAGGAGVLVLEELEHAKARGAKIYAEITGYGATSDGYDMVAPSGEGAIRCMRQALSTVKGDVDYINTHGTSTPVGDSKEIGAIREVFGDKIPHIQSTKSLTGHSLGAAGVQESIYGLLMMQERFIGESAHITELDPEFDGVPIVRKRIDNAKIDTVLSNSFGFGGTNATLVFQRYNG, from the coding sequence ATGAGACGGGTAGTTGTAACGGGTCTTGGCATCGTGTCCTCCATCGGAAGTGATGCTGCTGAAGTCACGGAGTCGCTGCGCAACGCGAAATCCGGTATTACCTTTTCGCCGGACTTCGCCGAGCATGGCTTCAAGTGCAACGTATGGGGCAAGCCCACTCTCGATCCGACCGAACTCGTCGACCGTCGCGCCATGCGCTTCCTGTCGCAGGGTGGTGCCTGGAACCACGTTGCCATGAAGCAGGCAATCGCCGATGCCGGTCTCGAGGAGGCCGACTACGCCCAGAAGGAGCGTGTCGGCATCATCATGGGTTCTGGCGGTCCGTCCACCCGTCAGATCGTTGAAGCCGCTGACATCGTCCGAAACAACAACAGCCCGAAGCGCATCGGCCCGTTCGCCGTGCCGAAGGCCATGTCGTCTACCGCCTCTGCTACGCTTGCCACCTGGTTCAAGCTCCATGGCGTGAACTACTCGATCTCGTCGGCCTGCTCGACGTCCGCGCATTGCATCGGCAACGCCGCTGAAATGATCCAGTGGGGCAAGCAGGACATGATGTTCGCCGGTGGTCACGAAGACCTCGACTGGACCATGTCGGACCTGTTCGACGCCATGGGCGCCATGTCCTCGAAGTACAACGACACGCCGGCTTCCGCCTCGCGCGCCTATGACGCCACGCGCGACGGTTTCGTCATCGCCGGCGGTGCAGGCGTTCTGGTTCTGGAAGAACTGGAGCACGCCAAGGCCCGCGGCGCCAAGATCTACGCCGAAATCACCGGCTACGGCGCAACCTCCGACGGTTACGACATGGTTGCCCCGTCGGGCGAAGGCGCGATCCGCTGCATGCGGCAGGCGCTGTCCACCGTGAAGGGCGATGTCGACTACATCAACACCCACGGCACCTCGACCCCGGTCGGCGACAGCAAGGAAATCGGCGCCATCCGCGAAGTGTTCGGCGACAAGATCCCGCATATCCAGTCGACCAAGTCGCTGACCGGTCATTCGCTGGGTGCGGCCGGCGTGCAGGAATCGATCTACGGCCTCCTGATGATGCAGGAACGCTTCATCGGCGAAAGCGCCCACATCACCGAACTCGATCCGGAATTCGACGGCGTTCCGATCGTCCGCAAGCGTATCGACAACGCAAAGATCGATACCGTTCTTTCGAACTCCTTCGGTTTTGGCGGCACCAACGCCACCCTGGTGTTCCAGCGCTACAATGGATGA
- a CDS encoding 30S ribosomal protein S15: protein MSITAERKAALIKEYATKEGDTGSPEVQVAILTERINNLTEHFKDHKKDNHSRRGLLTLVSSRRSLLDYLKKKDEGRYSKLISSLGIRR from the coding sequence ATGTCGATTACCGCAGAGCGCAAGGCTGCACTCATCAAGGAATACGCAACCAAGGAAGGCGACACCGGTTCGCCGGAAGTTCAGGTTGCTATCCTGACCGAGCGCATCAACAACCTCACCGAGCACTTCAAGGACCACAAGAAGGACAACCACTCCCGTCGTGGCCTCCTGACGCTCGTGTCGAGCCGCCGCTCGCTTCTTGACTACCTCAAGAAGAAGGACGAAGGCCGTTACTCCAAGCTGATCTCCAGCCTGGGTATTCGTCGCTAA
- a CDS encoding enoyl-[acyl-carrier-protein] reductase: MSGIMQGKRGLIMGVANNHSIAWGIAQALAGAGAELAFTYQGEALGKRVKPLAAELGSDFILPCDVEDLASVDAAMAQLKERWGKIDFIVHAIGFSDKNELKGLYADTTRDNFTRTMVISCFSFTEIAKRASELMTDGGSMLTLTYGGSTRVIPNYNVMGVAKAALEASVRYLAGDYGPRGIRVNAISAGPVRTLAGAGISDARAILSWNQKNAPLRRTPTIEDIGGSALYLLSGMSNGVTGEIHYVDGGYNITSLPTLDVLRGADSE, translated from the coding sequence ATGAGCGGTATCATGCAGGGTAAGCGCGGCCTCATCATGGGGGTCGCGAACAACCATTCTATTGCCTGGGGCATTGCCCAGGCGCTGGCAGGCGCAGGCGCGGAACTCGCCTTCACCTATCAGGGAGAAGCGCTCGGCAAGCGCGTCAAGCCGCTTGCGGCCGAACTCGGCTCGGATTTCATCCTGCCCTGCGATGTCGAGGATCTGGCTTCCGTCGATGCCGCCATGGCTCAGCTGAAGGAGCGCTGGGGCAAGATCGATTTCATCGTTCACGCCATCGGCTTCTCCGACAAGAACGAGCTGAAGGGCCTCTACGCCGACACCACGCGCGACAACTTCACGCGCACCATGGTGATCTCGTGTTTCTCCTTCACCGAGATTGCCAAGCGGGCATCCGAGCTGATGACGGACGGCGGCAGCATGCTGACGCTGACCTATGGCGGCTCGACCCGGGTCATTCCGAACTACAACGTCATGGGTGTAGCCAAGGCGGCTCTCGAGGCTTCCGTACGCTACCTGGCTGGTGATTACGGTCCGCGCGGTATTCGCGTCAACGCCATCTCCGCAGGCCCTGTTCGAACGCTTGCCGGTGCCGGTATCTCCGATGCGCGAGCCATCCTTTCTTGGAACCAGAAGAATGCACCGCTGCGTCGCACGCCGACCATCGAGGATATCGGCGGTTCCGCTCTCTACCTGCTTTCGGGCATGTCGAACGGCGTGACGGGTGAGATCCACTATGTCGACGGCGGCTACAACATCACGTCCCTGCCGACGCTCGACGTGCTTCGCGGCGCCGACAGCGAATAA
- a CDS encoding 3-hydroxyacyl-[acyl-carrier-protein] dehydratase FabA, giving the protein MKPRQSSYNYEEILSCGRGELFGPGNAQLPLPPMLMVHRITEISETGGAFDKGFIRAAYDVSPDDWYFPCHFQGNPIMPGCLGLDGMWQLTGFFLGWLGEEGRGMALSTGEVKFKGMVRPNTKLLEYGIDFKRVMRGRLVLGTADGWLKADGETIYQATDLRVGLSKDKTA; this is encoded by the coding sequence ATGAAACCGAGACAGTCCAGCTATAACTACGAAGAAATCCTTTCCTGCGGTCGCGGCGAACTTTTCGGCCCCGGCAATGCACAGCTTCCCCTTCCGCCGATGCTGATGGTTCATCGCATCACCGAGATTTCCGAGACTGGCGGTGCCTTCGACAAGGGCTTCATCCGCGCTGCTTATGATGTCAGCCCGGACGACTGGTATTTCCCCTGCCATTTCCAGGGCAATCCGATCATGCCCGGCTGCCTCGGTCTCGACGGTATGTGGCAGCTGACCGGTTTCTTCCTCGGCTGGCTTGGCGAAGAGGGCCGCGGAATGGCGCTGTCGACTGGCGAAGTGAAGTTCAAGGGCATGGTTCGCCCGAACACCAAGCTTCTCGAATACGGTATCGACTTCAAGCGGGTCATGCGTGGCCGCCTCGTGCTTGGCACGGCGGATGGCTGGCTGAAGGCCGATGGCGAAACCATTTACCAGGCAACGGACCTTCGTGTCGGTCTGTCGAAGGATAAGACGGCCTGA
- a CDS encoding tRNA pseudouridine(55) synthase TruB → MSKPRKPKGRPVSGWLILDKPVDFGSTEAVSKIKWLFNAQKAGHAGTLDPLASGMLPIALGDATKTVPYVMDGRKIYEFTVTWGEERSTDDLEGEVTQSSDARPTEEAIRALLPSYTGVISQVPPQFSAIKIAGERAYDLARDGETVEIPSREVKVFRLTLIKCEADRAWFEVECGKGTYVRSLARDFGRELGCYGHISELRRSFVAPFTEETMVPLAELVALEKIEDRDERLAALDAFLIDTGEALSGLPHIAITEDQAHRLRMGNPILLRGRNAPVSEADAFATAGGKLVAIGEIGEGEFRPRRVFT, encoded by the coding sequence ATGTCCAAACCGCGTAAACCCAAGGGCCGGCCGGTTTCCGGCTGGCTGATCCTCGACAAGCCTGTCGATTTCGGCTCGACCGAAGCCGTTTCCAAGATCAAGTGGCTGTTCAATGCCCAGAAGGCCGGACATGCAGGCACACTCGATCCGCTCGCTTCCGGCATGCTGCCGATCGCGCTCGGCGATGCGACCAAGACCGTTCCCTATGTGATGGACGGCCGCAAGATCTACGAATTCACCGTCACCTGGGGTGAAGAGCGCTCGACCGACGATCTCGAGGGCGAGGTCACCCAGTCTTCCGACGCTCGTCCGACCGAAGAAGCGATCCGCGCACTGCTGCCGAGCTATACCGGCGTGATTTCGCAGGTTCCACCGCAGTTTTCCGCGATCAAGATCGCCGGCGAGCGGGCCTATGACCTTGCCCGCGACGGCGAGACGGTGGAGATCCCCTCGCGCGAAGTGAAAGTCTTCCGCCTGACGTTGATCAAGTGCGAAGCGGACCGCGCCTGGTTCGAGGTCGAATGCGGCAAGGGCACCTATGTGCGCTCGCTTGCCCGCGATTTCGGCCGGGAACTCGGCTGCTACGGCCATATCTCGGAGCTGCGTCGCAGCTTCGTTGCTCCCTTCACCGAGGAAACCATGGTTCCGCTTGCCGAACTCGTGGCGCTTGAGAAGATCGAGGACCGCGACGAGCGGCTGGCAGCCCTCGACGCCTTCCTGATCGATACCGGCGAGGCACTGTCGGGGCTTCCCCATATCGCCATCACGGAAGACCAGGCGCACCGGCTGCGCATGGGCAATCCGATCCTGCTCCGGGGCCGCAACGCGCCGGTCAGCGAGGCCGATGCCTTCGCCACCGCCGGTGGCAAGCTGGTGGCGATCGGCGAGATCGGTGAGGGCGAATTCCGCCCGCGCCGCGTTTTCACGTGA
- a CDS encoding polyribonucleotide nucleotidyltransferase, with protein sequence MFDIHSVEIEWAGRPLKLETGKIARQADGAVIATYGETVVLATVVSAKAPKPGQDFFPLTVNYQEKTYAAGKIPGGYFKREGRPSENETLVSRLIDRPIRPLFPEGYKNDTQVVVTVIQHDLENNPDILSMVATSAALTLSGVPFMGPVGGARVGYINGEYVLNPHLDEMDESVLDLVVAGTQDAVLMVESEAKELPEDVMLGAVMFGHKGFQPVIDAIIKLAEVAAKEPREFEPEDYSELEAEMLKIAEAELRDAYKITQKADRYAAVDAVKAKVKEHFAPAEGEEAKYTAEEIGSVFKHLQAKIVRWNILDTKSRIDGRDLETVRAIVSEVGILPRTHGSALFTRGETQAIVVATLGTGEDEQYVDSLTGMYKERFLLHYNFPPYSVGETGRMGSPGRREIGHGKLAWRAIRPMLPSAEQFPYTLRVVSEITESNGSSSMATVCGTSLALMDAGVPLAKPVAGIAMGLILEGDRFAVLSDILGDEDHLGDMDFKVAGTADGITSLQMDIKIAGITEEIMKVALSQAQGGRKHILGEMANALSESRGQLGEFAPRIEVMNIPVDKIREVIGSGGKVIREIVEKTGAKINIEDDGTVKIASSSGKEIEAARKWIHSIVAEPEVGAIYEGTVVKTADFGAFVNFFGSRDGLVHISQLASERVAKTQDVVKEGDKVWVKLMGFDERGKVRLSMKAVDQTTGKEIVAEKKKDEGEAAE encoded by the coding sequence ATGTTTGATATTCATAGCGTCGAAATCGAGTGGGCCGGTCGCCCGCTCAAGCTCGAAACCGGCAAGATTGCCCGCCAGGCCGACGGCGCCGTCATCGCCACCTATGGTGAAACCGTGGTTCTCGCCACCGTCGTTTCCGCCAAGGCACCGAAGCCGGGCCAGGATTTCTTCCCGCTCACCGTCAACTACCAGGAAAAGACCTATGCCGCCGGCAAGATCCCGGGTGGTTATTTCAAGCGCGAAGGCCGTCCGTCGGAAAACGAAACCCTCGTTTCCCGCCTGATCGACCGCCCGATCCGCCCGCTCTTCCCGGAAGGCTACAAGAACGACACCCAGGTCGTCGTCACCGTCATCCAGCATGACCTCGAAAACAACCCGGACATCCTGTCCATGGTTGCAACCTCCGCTGCCCTGACCCTTTCCGGCGTCCCCTTCATGGGTCCCGTCGGCGGTGCCCGCGTCGGCTACATCAATGGCGAATACGTCCTGAACCCGCATCTCGACGAGATGGACGAATCGGTTCTCGACCTCGTCGTCGCCGGTACGCAGGACGCCGTCCTGATGGTTGAATCCGAAGCCAAGGAGCTTCCGGAAGACGTCATGCTCGGCGCCGTCATGTTCGGCCACAAGGGCTTCCAGCCGGTCATCGACGCGATCATCAAGCTCGCCGAAGTCGCCGCCAAGGAACCGCGCGAATTCGAACCGGAAGACTATTCCGAACTTGAAGCCGAAATGCTCAAGATCGCCGAAGCCGAACTGCGCGACGCCTACAAGATCACCCAGAAGGCCGACCGCTACGCAGCCGTCGATGCCGTGAAGGCCAAGGTCAAGGAACATTTCGCGCCGGCTGAAGGCGAAGAAGCCAAGTACACGGCGGAAGAAATCGGCTCCGTCTTCAAGCACCTGCAGGCGAAGATCGTTCGCTGGAACATTCTCGACACCAAGAGCCGTATCGACGGTCGCGATCTGGAAACCGTTCGCGCCATCGTGTCGGAAGTCGGCATCCTGCCGCGCACCCACGGTTCGGCCCTGTTCACCCGCGGCGAAACCCAGGCGATCGTTGTTGCGACGCTCGGCACCGGTGAAGACGAACAGTATGTCGACAGCCTGACCGGCATGTACAAGGAACGCTTCCTTCTGCATTACAACTTCCCGCCCTACTCGGTTGGCGAAACCGGCCGCATGGGTTCTCCGGGCCGCCGCGAAATCGGTCACGGCAAGCTCGCATGGCGCGCTATCCGTCCGATGCTGCCTTCGGCCGAGCAGTTCCCCTACACGCTGCGCGTCGTTTCCGAGATCACCGAGTCGAACGGCTCGTCGTCGATGGCAACCGTCTGCGGCACCTCGCTCGCTCTGATGGATGCAGGCGTTCCGCTCGCCAAGCCGGTTGCCGGTATCGCCATGGGCCTGATCCTCGAAGGCGACCGCTTTGCGGTTCTCTCCGACATCCTGGGTGACGAAGACCACCTCGGCGACATGGACTTCAAGGTTGCGGGTACTGCCGACGGCATCACTTCGCTGCAGATGGACATCAAGATCGCCGGCATCACCGAAGAGATCATGAAGGTCGCACTCAGCCAGGCACAGGGCGGTCGCAAGCACATCCTCGGCGAAATGGCCAATGCCCTTTCCGAGAGCCGCGGCCAGCTCGGCGAATTCGCACCGCGCATCGAAGTGATGAACATTCCGGTCGACAAGATCCGCGAAGTCATCGGCTCCGGCGGCAAGGTCATCCGCGAAATCGTCGAAAAGACCGGCGCGAAGATCAACATCGAGGACGACGGCACCGTCAAGATCGCATCCTCCTCGGGCAAGGAAATCGAAGCCGCCCGCAAGTGGATCCATTCGATCGTGGCCGAGCCGGAAGTCGGCGCCATCTACGAAGGCACGGTCGTCAAAACCGCCGACTTCGGCGCCTTCGTCAACTTCTTCGGTTCGCGTGACGGTCTGGTTCACATCTCGCAGCTCGCTTCCGAGCGCGTTGCCAAGACGCAGGACGTCGTCAAGGAAGGCGACAAGGTCTGGGTCAAGCTGATGGGCTTCGACGAGCGCGGCAAGGTTCGCCTTTCCATGAAGGCCGTCGATCAGACGACCGGCAAGGAAATCGTCGCCGAGAAGAAGAAGGACGAGGGCGAAGCCGCCGAATAA
- a CDS encoding AraC family transcriptional regulator, with amino-acid sequence MSSKSLTDELTTVAGVASAVAKHAMSYGIDIAPICKALEIDPESFQSLTSRISIDRLCRLLEACALLANDDAFGLTCVRNFVAGASGPFGYGVMSAPTGRDFVHFVKEHTQYVTHTSYCHLEFDDRGARLTWTFAPVIVKRDQYVDMALGLLMQRARDISGQANEIIEIELERPRPKQPHLFRELLARKVSFECRFNSIRFSNAFLEARNPRGDRRLYELMDLQCRAMRPEPTLLDSDFIDQVRKYLFLHISEQSFALAEIAPYFGLSERTFQRRLADHKTSLNELRDDVRRDISHNLLTTSDLPISEICYRLGYSAPSAFTRSVTRWFGVTPRDLREQKSA; translated from the coding sequence ATGTCGAGTAAAAGTCTAACCGACGAACTGACTACGGTAGCGGGCGTCGCCTCTGCGGTCGCGAAGCATGCCATGAGCTACGGCATCGACATCGCACCCATCTGCAAGGCGCTGGAGATCGATCCGGAGAGCTTCCAGTCACTCACCAGCCGCATCAGCATCGATCGCCTGTGCAGGCTTCTGGAGGCCTGTGCGCTGCTTGCCAATGACGATGCCTTCGGGCTGACCTGCGTGCGCAATTTCGTCGCCGGCGCGAGCGGTCCTTTCGGCTACGGCGTGATGTCGGCGCCGACCGGACGAGACTTCGTTCACTTCGTCAAGGAACACACCCAGTATGTCACGCATACGAGTTACTGCCATCTGGAGTTCGACGATCGCGGCGCGCGGCTGACCTGGACTTTCGCCCCCGTCATCGTCAAGCGCGACCAGTATGTCGACATGGCGCTTGGCCTCTTGATGCAGCGGGCACGCGATATCTCGGGGCAGGCAAACGAGATCATCGAGATCGAGCTCGAACGTCCCAGACCCAAACAACCGCATCTTTTCAGGGAGTTGCTCGCCCGGAAGGTCAGTTTCGAGTGCCGGTTCAATTCCATCCGCTTCAGCAACGCCTTCCTCGAGGCCCGCAATCCCAGGGGTGACAGGCGCCTTTACGAGCTGATGGACCTGCAATGCCGCGCCATGCGGCCCGAGCCGACGCTGCTCGACAGCGATTTCATCGATCAGGTGCGCAAGTACCTGTTCCTGCATATTTCCGAGCAGAGCTTCGCGCTGGCGGAAATCGCCCCCTATTTCGGCCTCTCGGAACGGACCTTCCAGCGCCGGCTGGCCGACCACAAGACGAGCCTCAACGAACTGCGCGACGATGTTCGCCGCGACATCAGCCATAACCTTCTGACGACCAGCGACCTTCCCATTTCGGAAATCTGCTATCGTCTGGGTTACTCGGCGCCAAGCGCCTTCACCCGTTCGGTAACCCGCTGGTTCGGGGTTACCCCGAGAGACCTGAGGGAACAAAAGAGCGCCTGA